A window of Luoshenia tenuis contains these coding sequences:
- a CDS encoding DUF4180 domain-containing protein, whose protein sequence is MDIETLIIDGIPIAHLGGAGARIASAAQALDLIMDVKYAAGAERVAVDKRAMPAEFFILSSGMAGEILQKFVTYGIRAAFYGDFTRYTSKPLQDFIRESNRGRQVCFLPTKEEALARLAAL, encoded by the coding sequence ATGGATATCGAAACCTTAATCATAGACGGCATCCCCATCGCCCACCTGGGCGGGGCGGGTGCCCGCATCGCAAGCGCTGCACAGGCGCTGGACCTGATCATGGACGTCAAATACGCCGCCGGGGCCGAGCGGGTGGCCGTGGATAAACGGGCCATGCCGGCGGAATTTTTCATCCTCAGCAGTGGCATGGCCGGGGAGATCCTGCAAAAGTTCGTCACCTACGGGATACGCGCGGCCTTTTACGGGGATTTTACCCGCTATACCAGCAAGCCCCTGCAGGACTTTATCCGCGAGAGCAACCGCGGGCGGCAGGTGTGCTTCCTCCCCACCAAGGAGGAGGCGCTGGCCCGCCTGGCGGCGCTATAA
- a CDS encoding RpiB/LacA/LacB family sugar-phosphate isomerase — protein sequence MQQQLKIAMGCDPAAYDFKVEILRVMEQNGYSVYDVGCDSAQEGLFATEAKKVADLVVSGQVDRGILLCGTGQGMAMAANKVPGVRAALCFDIFQAIMSREHNNANILCTGAWMITVPEALRMIEAWLFANYAGHHQDGLALMDAYDREGREG from the coding sequence ATGCAGCAACAACTCAAGATCGCCATGGGGTGCGACCCGGCAGCCTACGATTTTAAGGTGGAGATCCTCCGGGTGATGGAGCAAAACGGCTACAGCGTTTACGACGTGGGGTGCGATTCCGCCCAGGAAGGCCTGTTTGCCACCGAGGCCAAAAAGGTGGCGGACCTGGTGGTCTCCGGCCAGGTGGACCGGGGCATCCTGCTGTGCGGCACCGGCCAGGGCATGGCCATGGCGGCCAACAAGGTGCCCGGGGTGCGCGCGGCGCTGTGCTTTGACATCTTCCAGGCCATCATGAGCCGGGAGCATAACAACGCCAATATCCTTTGCACCGGCGCCTGGATGATCACCGTGCCCGAGGCGCTGCGGATGATCGAGGCCTGGCTGTTTGCCAACTACGCCGGCCACCACCAGGACGGCCTGGCCCTGATGGACGCTTACGACCGGGAAGGCCGGGAGGGATAG
- a CDS encoding beta-galactosidase — protein sequence MKHFPKLRYGAAYYDEYMPCERLEKDVEMMRAAGINTVRIAESTWSTLEPQPGVFDFTHIDRALCAMEKAGIDVIVGTPTYAIPAWLAARHPDVLAMTQQGRGLYGHRQNMDITHPAYRYYGERVIRKLLEHVKDAPCVIGYQLDNETKHYGTAGESVQRQFVAHLKRRFNGSLEAMNKAFGLDYWSNRIDAWEDFPDVRGSINASLTGAFARFQRELVTEFLQWQADIVNEYRREDQFITHNFDYDWRGYSFGVQPDVDHFAACAPLDFAGVDIYHPSQDHLTGAEIAFGGDMSRSLKKDNFLVLETEAQGFPQWLPYPGQLRLQAFSHLASGANGVMYWHWHSIHNSYETYWKGLLSQDFAPNPTYQEACTIGADFARLSDKLIDLKVENRVAILVSNEALTGVKAFPMGDGVAYNDVVRGVYDALYRQNIGCDFIGPESTNLADYDLLIAPALYCAEDGLLQRLKSYVADGGHLLATFKFGFSDEETKVRAALQPAGLSEVFGASYSQFTLPGGVPLEGELPGISGAKAAGWMELLTPCGAQVLASYAHPFWGSYAALTRNAYGRGAAWYLGCYLPEGEAMEAVALAAAKDAGIAPPPLHFPLIARGGRNRAGKAVRYLFNYSGLRRSLHWFGGPATELVGGKPIAPEEEISLPPWGLAILEEA from the coding sequence ATGAAGCACTTCCCCAAGCTGCGCTACGGCGCGGCCTATTACGACGAATACATGCCCTGCGAGCGGCTGGAAAAGGACGTGGAGATGATGCGGGCGGCGGGCATCAATACCGTGCGCATTGCCGAATCCACCTGGTCCACGCTGGAGCCCCAGCCCGGCGTGTTCGATTTTACCCATATCGACCGGGCGCTCTGCGCCATGGAGAAGGCGGGCATCGACGTGATCGTGGGCACGCCTACCTACGCCATCCCCGCCTGGCTTGCGGCCCGGCACCCGGACGTGCTGGCGATGACGCAGCAGGGCCGGGGGCTGTACGGCCACCGGCAGAACATGGACATCACCCACCCGGCCTACCGCTATTACGGCGAGCGGGTGATCCGTAAACTGCTCGAACACGTCAAGGACGCGCCCTGCGTCATCGGCTACCAGCTGGATAACGAGACCAAGCATTACGGCACCGCCGGGGAGAGCGTGCAGCGCCAGTTCGTAGCGCACTTAAAGCGGCGCTTTAACGGCTCGCTGGAGGCGATGAACAAGGCCTTCGGGCTGGACTACTGGTCCAACCGCATCGACGCCTGGGAGGATTTTCCGGACGTGCGGGGCAGCATCAACGCCTCGCTGACCGGGGCGTTCGCCCGCTTCCAACGGGAGTTGGTCACAGAGTTTTTGCAGTGGCAGGCGGATATTGTCAACGAATACCGCCGGGAAGATCAGTTCATCACCCATAATTTTGATTACGATTGGCGGGGCTACTCCTTCGGCGTGCAGCCGGATGTGGATCACTTTGCCGCCTGCGCCCCGCTGGACTTTGCGGGGGTGGATATCTACCACCCCTCCCAGGATCACCTCACCGGCGCGGAGATCGCCTTTGGCGGGGACATGAGCCGCTCGCTCAAAAAGGATAACTTTTTGGTGCTGGAGACCGAGGCCCAGGGCTTCCCCCAGTGGCTGCCCTACCCGGGCCAGCTGCGGCTGCAGGCCTTCAGCCACCTGGCCAGCGGCGCAAACGGGGTGATGTACTGGCACTGGCACTCCATCCACAACAGCTACGAGACCTATTGGAAGGGCCTGCTCTCCCAGGATTTTGCCCCCAACCCCACCTACCAGGAGGCTTGCACCATCGGCGCGGACTTTGCGCGGCTGAGCGATAAGCTGATCGACCTAAAGGTGGAAAACCGGGTGGCCATCCTGGTCTCTAACGAGGCGCTCACTGGAGTCAAAGCCTTCCCCATGGGGGACGGGGTGGCATACAACGACGTGGTGCGCGGGGTGTACGACGCGCTCTACCGCCAGAATATCGGCTGCGATTTTATCGGCCCGGAGAGTACGAATCTGGCGGATTACGACCTTTTGATCGCCCCGGCGCTGTACTGTGCGGAGGATGGGCTTTTGCAAAGGCTGAAAAGCTACGTGGCGGACGGCGGGCATCTGCTGGCCACCTTCAAGTTCGGCTTTAGCGACGAGGAGACCAAGGTGCGCGCCGCCCTGCAGCCCGCGGGGCTAAGCGAGGTGTTCGGGGCCAGCTACAGCCAGTTCACCCTGCCAGGCGGGGTGCCCCTGGAGGGGGAGCTGCCCGGCATTTCCGGGGCTAAAGCCGCCGGATGGATGGAGCTTTTGACTCCCTGCGGCGCGCAAGTGCTGGCCAGCTACGCGCATCCCTTCTGGGGAAGTTATGCGGCGCTGACCCGCAATGCCTATGGCCGTGGCGCGGCCTGGTATTTGGGGTGCTACCTGCCGGAAGGGGAGGCCATGGAGGCCGTGGCGCTGGCCGCCGCAAAGGACGCGGGGATCGCCCCGCCGCCGCTGCACTTCCCGCTGATCGCCCGGGGCGGGCGCAACCGGGCGGGCAAAGCGGTGCGTTACCTGTTCAACTATTCGGGGTTGCGGCGCAGCCTGCACTGGTTCGGCGGCCCGGCCACCGAGCTTGTGGGCGGCAAGCCCATCGCACCGGAGGAGGAGATCAGCCTGCCCCCCTGGGGCCTGGCCATTTTGGAGGAGGCCTAG
- a CDS encoding GNAT family N-acetyltransferase, protein MAHTIRQAVASDLPALLALYAQLKPGERAAPDGAATAAWAEMLANPCMQVLVAQVEGVPRATCTLVILPNLTHGRRPYALVENVVCDAAFRRQGLGLGLLHAARERARQAGCYKLMLLTGSKAAGTLRFYEKAGYNRVDKTGFVQWL, encoded by the coding sequence ATGGCGCACACCATCCGCCAGGCTGTGGCAAGCGACCTGCCCGCCCTGCTGGCGCTGTATGCCCAGCTTAAACCTGGGGAGCGCGCGGCGCCGGACGGAGCGGCAACGGCCGCCTGGGCCGAAATGCTGGCCAACCCCTGCATGCAGGTGCTGGTGGCGCAGGTGGAGGGCGTGCCCCGGGCGACCTGCACGCTGGTCATCCTGCCCAACCTCACCCACGGCCGGCGGCCCTATGCGCTGGTGGAAAACGTGGTGTGCGATGCGGCCTTCCGCCGCCAGGGGCTGGGACTGGGGCTGCTGCACGCGGCCCGGGAGCGGGCCCGCCAGGCCGGGTGCTATAAGCTGATGCTGCTCACCGGCTCCAAGGCAGCGGGCACCCTGCGCTTTTACGAAAAGGCAGGCTATAACCGCGTAGATAAGACCGGCTTTGTCCAGTGGCTGTAG
- a CDS encoding cytidylate kinase-like family protein — translation MYQQLIVTIGREFGSGGHYIAEKLSERLDLPLFDKKILEHVGYSQEDIHKYDEKPGNPLLSRRVGRFSNSIEEVLAERTFDFIRELAEKGESFVVVGRCAEQVLRENPNAYSIFVLADEATKVKRIAELYTLTERKALELMRKQDRRRKYYHNTHSDIKWGDSRGYDLCINSSTLGVDKTVEAILQFLALRKDK, via the coding sequence ATGTATCAACAGCTGATCGTTACCATCGGCCGCGAATTTGGCAGCGGCGGGCACTACATCGCTGAAAAGCTCTCGGAGCGGCTGGATCTGCCGCTGTTTGACAAGAAGATTTTAGAGCACGTGGGCTACTCCCAGGAGGATATCCACAAGTACGACGAAAAGCCGGGCAATCCGCTGCTCTCCCGGCGGGTGGGGCGCTTTTCCAACTCCATTGAGGAGGTACTGGCCGAGCGGACCTTTGACTTTATCCGCGAGCTGGCGGAAAAGGGCGAGTCCTTTGTGGTGGTGGGGCGCTGCGCCGAGCAGGTGCTGCGGGAGAACCCCAACGCCTACTCCATCTTCGTGCTGGCCGATGAGGCCACCAAGGTCAAGCGCATTGCCGAGCTGTATACGCTGACCGAGCGCAAAGCCCTGGAGCTGATGCGCAAGCAGGACCGGCGGCGCAAATATTACCACAACACCCATAGCGACATCAAGTGGGGGGATTCCCGGGGGTACGACCTGTGCATCAATTCCAGCACCCTGGGCGTGGATAAGACGGTGGAGGCCATCTTGCAGTTTTTGGCGTTGCGTAAGGACAAGTAA
- a CDS encoding ArsB/NhaD family transporter: MDIAQILAVVIFIGMFLMIVLDKFERHWITLGSGALVLVVVFGLCMQNFEAIWDTLNLQSVVMPSFWYGQASESTGGINWETIIFIAGMMVMVEGMGRAGFFRWLCLTLAKAVRYRTVPLLICFMCMSGLLAMFIDSITVVLFLAAVTVELSRVLKFDPVPMILAEIFCANLGGAATMCGDPPNIIIGTSLHYTFFDFITNTGPIVAVCFVLTVVYFYLCFRKRLKASDSARGEGVAYPEPKGAITNKKAFIGAAAVFAIAIVLLVTHAETGLTVGCIGVLVAALTLLITALTAGGGDVRYIFRHIDYKTLLFFIGLFISVSGLEHTGVLVAIAEFIGVISGGNIAIIIAIVLWLSAIASAFVDNIPFAATMVPVIQSMAATQGVDLNMLAWSLSLGTDIGGNATPIGASANVVGTSVAAKSGHPIGWGKYCKYCVPATVMVIIVSMVCLYIKYL; this comes from the coding sequence ATGGACATAGCACAGATTCTGGCGGTGGTCATCTTTATCGGGATGTTTTTGATGATCGTGCTGGACAAGTTTGAACGGCATTGGATCACCCTGGGCAGCGGCGCGCTGGTGCTGGTGGTGGTCTTTGGCCTCTGCATGCAGAATTTCGAGGCGATTTGGGATACGCTGAACCTGCAAAGCGTGGTGATGCCCAGCTTCTGGTACGGACAGGCCTCTGAGAGCACCGGCGGCATCAACTGGGAGACCATTATCTTTATCGCCGGGATGATGGTGATGGTGGAGGGCATGGGCCGGGCGGGCTTTTTCCGCTGGCTGTGCCTGACGCTGGCCAAGGCCGTGCGCTACCGCACGGTGCCGCTTTTGATCTGCTTTATGTGCATGAGCGGGCTTTTGGCCATGTTTATCGATTCGATCACGGTGGTGCTTTTCCTGGCGGCGGTGACGGTGGAGCTGAGCCGGGTGCTCAAGTTTGACCCGGTGCCCATGATCCTGGCCGAGATCTTCTGCGCCAACCTGGGCGGGGCGGCCACCATGTGCGGGGATCCGCCCAACATCATCATCGGCACCTCGCTGCACTACACGTTTTTTGACTTTATCACCAACACCGGCCCCATCGTGGCGGTGTGCTTCGTGCTGACGGTGGTTTACTTTTACCTGTGCTTCCGCAAGCGCTTAAAGGCCAGCGACAGCGCCCGGGGCGAAGGGGTGGCCTATCCCGAACCTAAAGGCGCCATCACCAATAAAAAGGCCTTTATCGGCGCGGCGGCGGTGTTTGCCATCGCCATCGTGCTGCTGGTCACCCACGCGGAGACCGGGCTGACGGTGGGCTGCATCGGCGTGCTGGTGGCCGCGCTCACCCTGCTCATCACCGCATTGACTGCAGGCGGCGGGGATGTGCGCTACATCTTCCGCCATATCGATTACAAAACGCTGCTGTTTTTCATCGGGTTGTTTATCTCCGTCAGCGGGCTGGAGCACACCGGCGTGCTGGTGGCCATCGCGGAGTTTATCGGGGTGATCAGCGGCGGCAACATCGCCATCATCATCGCCATCGTGCTGTGGCTCTCGGCCATCGCCAGCGCCTTTGTGGACAACATCCCCTTTGCCGCCACCATGGTACCGGTCATCCAATCCATGGCTGCTACCCAGGGGGTAGATTTAAACATGCTGGCCTGGTCCCTGTCCCTGGGCACGGATATCGGCGGCAACGCCACCCCCATCGGCGCTTCGGCCAACGTGGTGGGCACCTCGGTTGCCGCCAAGAGCGGGCACCCCATCGGCTGGGGCAAGTACTGTAAGTATTGCGTGCCGGCCACGGTTATGGTTATAATAGTATCAATGGTATGCTTATATATAAAATACCTGTAA